In the Setaria italica strain Yugu1 chromosome VI, Setaria_italica_v2.0, whole genome shotgun sequence genome, one interval contains:
- the LOC101774519 gene encoding uncharacterized protein LOC101774519 isoform X3, which translates to MFRPIDTAQPNLPVTTLRRSTLPRAASRLRLPLPHAAAQHRRRASVPTRWPPVTSFRPCHVDPGCSEFPFSISPSSSVRSRCDEFQAPATSSLSIMNYAAGIELHPQCPNLEHVHCLELQSMALQLGGLEVVFS; encoded by the exons ATGTTTCGCCCAATCGATACGGCCCAGCCCAACTTACCAGTTACCACCCTCCGCCGGTCCACCCTCCCACGCGCAGCCtcacgcctccgcctcccccttcCCCACGCAGCGGCGCAGCACCGGCGACGAGCTTCCGTCCCTACTCGCTGGCCGCCAGTGACGAGTTTCCGCCCCTGCCACGTGGATCCAGGCTGCAGCGAGTTCCCGTTCTCGatctccccttcttcttcagTTCGTAGCCGCTGCGACGAGTTCCAGGCCCCTGCGACGAGTTCCTTGA GTATTATGAACTATGCAGCAG GCATTGAGTTGCATCCACAATGTCCCAACTTGGAACATGTTCATTGCCTAGAGCTGCAATCTATGGCACTTCAGCTAGGAGGTTTGGAG GTTGTCTTCTCCTAG